One Gammaproteobacteria bacterium genomic window carries:
- a CDS encoding DegT/DnrJ/EryC1/StrS aminotransferase family protein translates to MSNKDYLPFTRPTLDEETIQGVADVLRSGWITSGPMVEQLEKGLSDYLGGQRQVRTYLHATGAMEEALVMAGIGPGDEVIVPAMTFAATANVVVRVGAKPVLVDVDLRSRAMLMDQAAAAVTPKTRAIMPVHLNGMAADLDAVYALAKKHGLRVIEDAAQAIGTEYKGKRVGSFGDIVVFSFHANKNLTTIEGAAVSVATPEEARRLEILRFHGITKFPDGTMDITEAASKHNMTDVAARVGIGQLKRLDEFNKKRRELAYRYFELLADESLVVLPAKGDAGHSWHMFTPLPLYKKYGLDRNALKQRMHAQGIGLGIHYQALNQFSFYKKMGYKEGQFPNAERIGSETLTFPLFPTMQMSDVDRVCDALRHCLTQKA, encoded by the coding sequence ATGAGTAACAAGGATTATCTGCCTTTCACCCGTCCCACCCTCGATGAGGAGACCATCCAGGGGGTGGCGGACGTGCTGCGCTCAGGGTGGATCACCTCCGGCCCCATGGTGGAGCAGCTGGAGAAGGGCCTCAGCGACTATCTCGGCGGCCAGCGCCAAGTGCGCACCTACCTGCACGCCACCGGCGCGATGGAAGAGGCGCTGGTGATGGCCGGCATCGGCCCGGGGGACGAGGTCATCGTCCCGGCCATGACCTTCGCCGCCACCGCCAACGTGGTGGTGCGCGTGGGCGCCAAGCCCGTGCTGGTGGACGTGGACCTGCGCAGCCGCGCCATGCTCATGGACCAGGCCGCCGCCGCCGTCACCCCCAAGACCCGCGCCATCATGCCGGTGCACCTCAACGGCATGGCCGCTGACCTGGATGCGGTGTACGCGCTGGCCAAGAAGCACGGCCTGCGTGTCATCGAGGACGCGGCCCAGGCCATCGGCACCGAATATAAAGGCAAGCGCGTCGGCTCCTTCGGCGACATCGTGGTGTTCAGCTTCCACGCCAACAAGAACCTCACCACCATCGAGGGCGCAGCGGTGTCCGTGGCGACGCCGGAGGAGGCGCGGCGCCTCGAGATCCTGCGCTTCCACGGCATCACCAAGTTCCCGGACGGGACCATGGACATCACCGAGGCCGCCAGCAAGCACAACATGACGGACGTGGCCGCCCGCGTCGGCATAGGGCAGCTGAAGCGCCTGGACGAGTTCAACAAGAAGCGCCGCGAGCTGGCCTACCGTTATTTCGAGCTCTTGGCGGACGAGTCCCTGGTCGTGCTGCCCGCCAAGGGCGACGCCGGCCACAGCTGGCACATGTTCACGCCGCTGCCTCTATATAAGAAGTACGGCCTGGACCGGAACGCCCTCAAGCAGCGCATGCACGCCCAGGGGATCGGCCTCGGCATCCACTACCAGGCCCTCAACCAGTTCAGCTTCTACAAGAAGATGGGATATAAGGAAGGCCAGTTCCCCAACGCCGAGCGCATCGGCAGCGAGACCCTGACCTTCCCCCTATTCCCCACCATGCAGATGTCGGACGTGGACAGGGTCTGCGATGCCCTGCGACACTGTCTCACGCAGAAGGCCTGA
- a CDS encoding glycosyltransferase — protein sequence MSDKRAPELSVVIPVYNEQESLETLFRRLYPALDALGREYEVIFVDDGSADRSAAMLREQFGKREDATRVVLLQSNFGQHAAILAGFEVSRGDAVVTLDADLQNPPEEIGNLLKKMDEGYDYVGTIRRSRRDVAWRKYASRAMNRLRERITKVKMTDQGCMLRAYSRHVIDAINNTSEINTFIPALAYLYALKPVEIEVEHDEREAGESKYSLYKLIRLNFDLVTGFSVVPLQVFSLFGVIIAAGSFFLFLFLVLYRILYPEGTVQGVFTLFALAFFFIGILLFGIGLLGEYVGRIYQEVQRRPRFLIRSILEKQSR from the coding sequence ATGAGCGACAAGCGCGCACCTGAGTTATCGGTAGTGATACCGGTCTACAACGAGCAGGAGTCCCTGGAGACCCTGTTCAGGCGCCTGTATCCCGCGCTCGACGCCCTGGGCCGCGAGTACGAGGTCATCTTCGTGGACGACGGCAGCGCCGACCGCTCCGCCGCGATGCTGAGGGAGCAGTTCGGCAAGCGCGAGGACGCGACCCGCGTGGTGCTGCTGCAGAGCAACTTCGGCCAGCACGCGGCCATCCTCGCCGGCTTCGAGGTGTCGCGCGGCGACGCCGTGGTCACGCTGGACGCGGACCTGCAGAACCCGCCGGAGGAGATCGGCAACCTCCTGAAGAAGATGGACGAGGGCTACGACTACGTCGGCACCATCCGCCGCAGCCGCCGGGACGTGGCCTGGCGCAAGTACGCCTCCCGCGCCATGAACCGCCTGCGCGAGCGCATCACCAAGGTCAAGATGACGGACCAGGGCTGCATGCTGCGCGCCTATTCGCGGCATGTCATAGATGCGATAAACAACACCAGCGAGATCAACACCTTCATCCCGGCGCTGGCTTACCTGTACGCGCTCAAGCCCGTCGAGATCGAGGTGGAGCACGACGAGCGCGAGGCGGGGGAGTCCAAGTACTCCCTCTACAAGCTCATCCGCCTCAACTTCGACCTGGTCACCGGCTTCTCGGTGGTGCCGCTGCAGGTGTTCTCGTTATTCGGCGTCATCATCGCCGCCGGCTCGTTCTTCCTGTTCCTGTTCCTGGTGCTGTACCGCATCCTGTATCCGGAAGGCACGGTGCAGGGCGTGTTCACCCTGTTCGCCCTGGCGTTCTTCTTCATCGGCATCCTGCTGTTCGGCATCGGCCTGCTCGGCGAGTACGTGGGCCGCATCTACCAGGAGGTGCAGCGCCGGCCGCGCTTCCTGATCCGCAGCATCCTCGAGAAGCAGTCGCGATGA
- a CDS encoding formyltransferase, whose amino-acid sequence MSPRVGSASAVVFAYHDVGVRCLSVLLAYGVRVSLVVTHEDDPNEKIWFGSVKKLAELNGIPVATPADPNTGELAARIEALKPDFLFSFYYRFMLGERLLGIAPRGALNMHGSLLPKYRGRVPVNWAVLHGERQTGASLHYMEAKPDAGDLVDQQAVPILPDDTASEVFAKVTVAAEQVLDRSLPSLVLGTAARQPLDLKAGSYYGRRRPEDGRIDWKQPAWSVHNLVRAVAPPYPGAYSTAGGKPLKVLRSHYPDEAAKNPQPTLYMESTGRCYADCGDGKRIEILALELDGRTLDAAQLAQHLNRPLSLGD is encoded by the coding sequence ATGAGCCCGCGCGTCGGCTCCGCCAGCGCGGTGGTGTTCGCCTACCATGACGTGGGCGTGCGCTGCCTGTCGGTGCTGCTCGCCTACGGCGTGCGCGTGAGCCTGGTGGTCACCCACGAGGACGACCCCAACGAGAAGATATGGTTCGGCAGCGTCAAGAAGCTCGCCGAGCTGAACGGCATCCCGGTGGCGACGCCGGCGGACCCGAACACGGGCGAGCTCGCCGCGCGCATCGAGGCACTCAAGCCCGACTTCCTGTTCTCCTTCTACTACCGCTTCATGCTGGGCGAGCGGCTGCTCGGCATCGCCCCGCGCGGCGCCCTCAACATGCATGGCTCGCTCCTGCCCAAGTACCGCGGCCGGGTGCCGGTGAACTGGGCGGTGCTCCACGGCGAGCGCCAGACCGGCGCGAGCCTGCACTACATGGAGGCCAAGCCGGACGCCGGCGACCTCGTCGACCAGCAGGCGGTGCCGATCCTACCGGACGACACCGCGAGCGAGGTGTTCGCCAAGGTCACGGTGGCGGCGGAGCAGGTGCTGGACCGCAGCCTGCCGTCCCTGGTGCTCGGCACCGCGGCCCGCCAGCCGCTGGACCTCAAGGCCGGCAGCTACTACGGCCGCCGCCGCCCGGAGGACGGGCGCATAGACTGGAAGCAGCCCGCCTGGAGCGTGCACAACCTGGTCCGGGCCGTGGCGCCGCCTTATCCGGGCGCCTACAGCACGGCGGGCGGCAAGCCCCTCAAGGTGCTGCGCAGCCATTATCCTGACGAGGCGGCGAAGAACCCGCAGCCGACCTTATATATGGAGTCCACGGGCCGCTGCTATGCCGATTGCGGCGACGGCAAGCGCATCGAGATACTGGCCCTCGAGCTGGATGGCCGCACGCTGGATGCCGCGCAGCTCGCGCAGCACCTGAACAGACCGCTTTCATTGGGAGATTGA
- a CDS encoding bifunctional UDP-4-keto-pentose/UDP-xylose synthase, whose protein sequence is MKKILILGVNGFIGHHLSKRIIETTDWEVHGMDMYSDKVSDLMGNPRFNFFEGDITINREWVEYHVRKCDVVLPLVAIATPATYVKDPLRVFELDFEANLPIVRQCVKYRKRVLFPSTSEVYGMCRDPGFDPYTSELILGPINKPRWIYSCSKQLMDRVIAAYGDREGLAYTLFRPFNWIGPGLDSIYTPKEGSSRVVTQFLGQIVRGENIKLVDGGVRKRAYTYVDDGIDALMTIIENKGGVADKRIYNIGNPKNSHSVKELADMMMEIALSMPEYSDSAKKVKLLTVSADDYYGKGYQDVENRLPSIEHTRQELGWEPKVDMKMALRKLFEFYRGHVADARRLTEESA, encoded by the coding sequence GTGAAGAAGATCCTCATCCTCGGCGTCAACGGCTTCATCGGCCACCACCTCAGCAAGCGCATCATCGAGACCACGGACTGGGAAGTCCATGGCATGGACATGTACTCCGACAAGGTCTCCGACCTCATGGGGAACCCGCGCTTCAACTTCTTCGAGGGTGACATCACTATCAACCGCGAATGGGTCGAGTACCACGTGCGCAAGTGCGACGTGGTGCTGCCGCTGGTGGCCATCGCCACCCCGGCCACCTACGTGAAGGACCCGCTGCGGGTGTTCGAGCTCGACTTCGAGGCGAACCTGCCGATCGTGCGCCAGTGCGTGAAGTACAGGAAGCGCGTGCTGTTCCCGTCCACCTCCGAGGTGTACGGCATGTGCCGCGACCCGGGCTTCGACCCCTACACCTCCGAGCTCATCCTCGGACCCATCAACAAGCCGCGCTGGATCTACAGCTGCAGCAAGCAGCTCATGGACCGCGTCATCGCCGCCTACGGCGACCGCGAGGGCCTGGCCTACACGCTGTTCCGCCCCTTCAACTGGATCGGGCCCGGCCTCGACTCCATCTACACCCCGAAGGAAGGCAGCTCCCGCGTGGTGACCCAGTTCCTGGGTCAGATCGTGCGCGGCGAGAACATCAAGCTGGTGGACGGCGGCGTGCGCAAGCGCGCCTACACCTACGTGGATGACGGCATCGACGCGCTCATGACCATCATCGAGAACAAGGGCGGCGTCGCGGACAAGCGCATCTACAACATCGGCAACCCCAAGAACAGCCACTCCGTGAAGGAGCTGGCGGACATGATGATGGAGATCGCCCTCTCCATGCCCGAGTACTCCGACAGTGCCAAGAAGGTGAAGCTCCTCACCGTCAGCGCCGACGACTACTACGGCAAGGGCTACCAAGACGTGGAGAACCGCCTGCCCAGCATCGAGCACACGCGCCAGGAGCTCGGCTGGGAACCCAAGGTGGACATGAAGATGGCGCTCAGGAAGCTCTTCGAGTTCTACCGCGGCCACGTGGCCGACGCGCGCCGGCTGACGGAAGAGAGCGCCTGA
- a CDS encoding polysaccharide deacetylase family protein, whose protein sequence is MRRLALKIDVDTLRGTLEGVPPLIETLKRHGAQATFLFSLGPDNTGRALKRVFRPGFIRKVLRTNVAANYGLKTLMYGVLIPGPDIGRRAAAPMRAARDAGFEVGIHTWDHIRWQDYVAGKDEAWTRHEFDQAVARFREVFGEAPRTFGAAGWQINASTLALQEEAGLDYASDTRGGLEPFLPSMEGRVYKVPQIPGTLPTLDELVGVDGITVDNVAEHLLKLTAAPPPPTGHVFTLHAELEGMALKPVFEKLLVGWKSQGYALVATRDLAAGLDRARLPVYEVVMGEIPGRSGTLAVQRRKLGAAPV, encoded by the coding sequence ATGCGCAGGCTCGCCCTCAAGATCGATGTCGATACCCTGCGCGGCACCCTGGAAGGCGTGCCGCCGCTGATCGAGACGCTCAAGCGCCATGGCGCCCAAGCCACGTTCCTGTTCAGCCTGGGACCGGACAACACCGGCCGCGCGCTCAAGCGCGTGTTCCGCCCCGGCTTCATCAGGAAGGTGCTGCGCACCAACGTCGCGGCGAACTACGGCCTGAAGACCCTCATGTACGGCGTGCTCATCCCGGGTCCGGACATCGGCCGGCGCGCCGCCGCGCCCATGCGCGCGGCCCGCGATGCCGGCTTCGAGGTGGGCATCCATACCTGGGACCACATCCGCTGGCAGGACTATGTGGCGGGCAAGGATGAGGCCTGGACCCGGCATGAGTTCGACCAGGCCGTGGCACGATTCCGTGAGGTGTTCGGTGAGGCGCCGCGCACCTTCGGCGCCGCCGGCTGGCAGATCAACGCCTCCACCCTGGCGCTACAGGAGGAAGCGGGCCTGGACTACGCCAGCGACACCCGCGGTGGCCTGGAGCCGTTCCTGCCCAGCATGGAAGGGCGCGTATACAAGGTGCCGCAGATCCCCGGCACGCTGCCCACCCTCGACGAACTCGTGGGCGTGGACGGCATCACCGTGGACAACGTGGCCGAGCACCTGCTGAAGCTCACCGCCGCGCCGCCGCCGCCCACCGGGCACGTGTTCACCCTGCACGCGGAGCTGGAGGGCATGGCCCTCAAGCCCGTGTTCGAGAAGCTCCTGGTGGGCTGGAAGTCCCAGGGCTATGCGCTCGTCGCCACCCGCGATCTTGCCGCCGGACTCGACCGCGCCCGTCTGCCGGTGTACGAGGTGGTGATGGGCGAGATCCCGGGCCGCTCCGGCACGCTCGCCGTGCAGCGGCGGAAGCTCGGGGCCGCTCCTGTATAA
- the icd gene encoding isocitrate dehydrogenase (NADP(+)), whose translation MAYKHVKLPSGGTKISVANGKLVVPDQVILGYVEGDGIGVDITPASMKIWDAAVAKAYGGKRKIHWCEIFLGEKAQKLYDGNYFPDETLTAIKDLIVSIKGPLTTPVGGGFRSLNVTLRQDLDLYACVRPVKHYPGVPSPLKKPELVDVVIFRENTEDVYAGIEYQAGSEKNKKLAKFLREELGAKFFEDAGLGVKPISEFGSKRLVRKAIQHAIEYDRNSVTLVHKGNIMKFTEGAFRQWGYDLAKQEFGAELLDGGPWMHFKSPKTGKWIVIKDQIADIMFQQMLLRPDEYAVLATPNLNGDYLSDAVAAEVGGVGIAPGANIGDSLAVFEATHGTAPKHAGLDKANPGSLLFSGVMMLEYIGWREAADMIQAAYAKTVASGVVTYDFARQMVGAKEVKTSAFADAVVRNL comes from the coding sequence ATGGCTTACAAGCACGTCAAGCTGCCGTCCGGCGGCACCAAGATCTCGGTCGCGAACGGCAAGCTCGTGGTGCCGGACCAGGTCATCCTCGGCTACGTGGAAGGCGACGGCATCGGCGTGGACATCACGCCCGCCAGCATGAAGATCTGGGACGCGGCCGTGGCCAAGGCCTACGGCGGCAAGCGCAAGATCCACTGGTGCGAGATCTTCCTCGGGGAGAAGGCCCAGAAGCTGTACGACGGCAACTACTTCCCGGACGAGACCCTGACGGCCATCAAGGACCTCATCGTCTCCATCAAGGGCCCTCTCACCACGCCGGTGGGCGGCGGCTTCCGCTCCCTCAACGTGACCCTGCGCCAGGACCTGGACCTCTACGCCTGCGTCCGTCCGGTCAAGCACTATCCCGGCGTGCCTTCGCCCCTCAAGAAGCCCGAGCTCGTGGACGTGGTGATCTTCCGCGAGAACACCGAGGACGTCTATGCCGGCATCGAGTACCAGGCCGGCAGCGAGAAGAACAAGAAGCTCGCCAAGTTCCTGCGCGAGGAGCTGGGCGCCAAGTTCTTCGAGGACGCGGGCCTGGGCGTGAAGCCCATCTCCGAGTTCGGCTCCAAGCGCCTGGTGCGCAAGGCCATCCAGCACGCGATCGAGTACGACCGCAACTCGGTGACGCTGGTGCACAAGGGCAACATCATGAAGTTCACCGAGGGCGCGTTCCGCCAGTGGGGCTACGACCTCGCCAAGCAGGAGTTCGGCGCGGAGCTCCTGGACGGCGGCCCCTGGATGCACTTCAAGAGCCCGAAGACCGGCAAGTGGATCGTCATCAAGGACCAGATCGCCGACATCATGTTCCAGCAGATGCTGCTGCGGCCTGATGAGTACGCGGTGCTCGCCACCCCGAACCTGAACGGCGACTACCTCTCCGACGCGGTGGCGGCGGAGGTGGGCGGCGTGGGCATCGCCCCCGGCGCCAACATCGGCGACTCGCTGGCGGTGTTCGAGGCCACCCACGGCACCGCGCCCAAGCACGCGGGGCTGGACAAGGCCAACCCCGGCTCGCTCCTGTTCTCCGGCGTGATGATGCTGGAGTACATCGGCTGGCGCGAGGCGGCGGACATGATCCAGGCGGCCTACGCCAAGACCGTGGCCTCCGGCGTCGTGACCTACGACTTCGCCCGGCAGATGGTCGGCGCGAAGGAAGTGAAGACCAGCGCCTTCGCCGATGCCGTGGTCAGGAACCTCTGA